A single Carassius carassius chromosome 3, fCarCar2.1, whole genome shotgun sequence DNA region contains:
- the si:dkey-85k7.11 gene encoding endonuclease domain-containing 1 protein: MALWKIFIFRLLLLTGLRLAGGTVSDSFKECSQFFYMHTAPTGVRGGNLKRICQRYGDKLRYATLYDSSRRLALYSAYTFKKSDGQRRMDTPWMYEPQLVSADESGNMRELPSSGETDQLLEESQAVLADYVDAVEYERGPLNPDQHQADNQDKAATYTLTNVVPQITDLLEGPWSIYIDMVRRRLNNFCRGAAYVVTGVTVSGVTIQRGREDRMAVPKHLWSAYCCPRFDRNSPYDVRYMFPTYAAYALNEIVGHSVTEVPLKALEAFLKSQTDMDKSVSIFFKDCLTENTHAN; encoded by the exons ATGGCTCTTTGGAAGATTTTTATCTTCAGGCTTCTTCTATTAACAGGTTTGCGTCTGGCAGGTGGCACAGTCTCTGACAGCTTTAAAGAATGCAGTCAGTTCTTCTACATGCACACAGCACCCACAGGTGTCCGAGGGGGCAATCTGAAGAGGATATGCCAACGATACGGAGATAAACTACGTTACGCCACGCTGTATGACAGCAGTCGCCGTTTGGCGCTTTATTCGGCTTACACCTTCAAAAAGTCAGATGGACAGCGGAGGATGGACACACCCTGGATGTATGAACCACAG CTGGTTTCTGCTGATGAAAGCGGGAACATGAGAGAGTTGCCTTCTAGTGGTGAAACCGACCAACTGCTTGAGGAGAGCCAGGCTGTGTTAGCAGACTATGTTGATGCAGTGGAGTACGAGCGTGGCCCACTCAACCCTGACCAGCACCAGGCGGACAACCAAGACAAAGCAGCTACCTATACTCTCACAAATGTAGTACCTCAGATCACAGACTTACTGGAGGGTCCATGGTCCATTTATATCGATATGGTACGTCGCCGCCTGAATAACTTCTGCCGTGGTGCTGCCTATGTGGTGACTGGGGTGACTGTATCAGGGGTGACCATCCAAAGAGGAAGAGAGGACCGCATGGCTGTCCCAAAGCACTTGTGGTCCGCTTATTGCTGTCCAAGGTTTGATCGAAACTCACCCTATGATGTACGATACATGTTTCCCACTTATGCAGCATATGCTTTGAATGAGATAGTGGGACACAGTGTTACTGAAGTGCCTTTGAAAGCTTTAGAGGCCTTTCTGAAAAGTCAGACTGACATGGACAAAAGCGTGAGCATCTTTTTTAAAGACTGTCTCACAGAAAATACACATGCCAATTAG
- the si:dkey-85k7.10 gene encoding endonuclease domain-containing 1 protein has translation MKLTVYCWSLMCLILRSQAGVVDDFSQVDRCKDFLYMGTPPRGYLTTSLKKICQRHVDKPRFVTLYDPQKHIPIYSAYTFKKSDGEKRVDIPWMFEPQLATDKGSSNMEPFPQSSLMHKNFEDTQAVLEDYVDVVQYERGQMSPDEHQADPLDKAATYTLTNVVPLIREFNFGPWSTQVEVTRKRLNNYCHGKAYVITGVTTSGNMIRRDNLDRVAIPEFMWTAYCCSDYDHNAPYSERYKFPAFGAYGLNDRVNNHMVEVPIKNLEKFLKGKMEVDKNFQIFYSDCVSDA, from the exons ATGAAGCTCACAGTCTATTGCTGGTCACTGATGTGTTTGATATTAAGATCACAAGCCGGAGTTGTGGACGACTTCTCCCAAGTAGATCGCTGTAAGGATTTCCTTTATATGGGCACTCCACCACGAGGTTACCTCACTACTTCCCTAAAGAAGATCTGCCAGCGCCATGTGGACAAGCCTCGCTTTGTTACCCTCTACGACCCCCAAAAACACATCCCCATATATTCAGCATACACCTTCAAGAAATCAGATGGGGAGAAACGGGTAGACATTCCCTGGATGTTTGAGCCACAG CTGGCAACTGATAAAGGAAGCAGTAACATGGAACCCTTTCCTCAGTCTTCcttaatgcacaaaaactttgAAGACACGCAGGCTGTGTTAGAAGACTACGTTGATGTAGTGCAATATGAACGTGGCCAAATGAGTCCCGATGAGCATCAGGCAGACCCGCTGGACAAAGCTGCCACCTACACACTGACCAATGTAGTTCCCCTGATAAGGGAGTTCAATTTTGGTCCCTGGAGCACACAGGTGGAGGTTACCCGCAAACGGCTCAATAATTATTGTCATGGAAAGGCTTATGTGATCACTGGGGTGACAACATCAGGTAATATGATCCGACGTGATAACCTAGATCGTGTGGCCATCCCAGAGTTCATGTGGACAGCCTATTGCTGCTCAGATTACGATCACAATGCTCCCTACTCAGAGCGGTATAAGTTTCCAGCGTTCGGCGCCTACGGTCTTAATGATCGCGTGAACAACCACATGGTGGAGGTTCCTATCAAAAATCTGGAGAAGTTTCTCAAGGGCAAAATGGAGGTGGACAAGAACTTCCAGATCTTTTACAGTGACTGTGTGTCAGATGCATAA